TCGGGCTAGGTCATTATCCAGTGTATATATTGACAGGGGATAATAAATGTTCTATACTATTTAGAGTATCAAAAATATCGTGGTACGATATATTAGGAGGAAAGAAATTGTCTTTAGAGAATCAAACTGAAGAAATAGTAAAAAATGTCCGTCTAATAAGCAGAATGATACATATGAAGCGTCATGAGATAGCTCAATGCCATAACTTGACTCTTGATCAGTTTCATACTCTTATTTATTTAAATAACATTGAAAGCCCACCTACTATAGGAGAAATGGCTACAGAAATAAGAAAGGCACAGAATACTATATCAGAAAGAGTATCTAGGCTTGAGGAAAAAGATTTAGTGGAAAGAATTAAGGATAAGCATGATAGGAGAATAAGTAGAGTAGCCCTAACAAAAAAAGGCACAGAACTAATAAGCTCTATAAACTATCAAGCTGGTAATGAGTTTGTTAGAAAAGCCTTAATAAATATTGATGAAAAAACAGTAGAAAACATGGTATATGGGTTAGAACAGCTTGCTAAAAGCTTGGACATAAAATAAAGGAGGATTCATTATGATTAAAAGATTTATTTCTTACTACAAGCCCCATCGTAAGCTTTTTTTATTAGATATGGCTTGTGCATTTTTAATTGCGGCACTAGATTTAGTATTTCCTATAGTTACAAGGGATGTAATCAACAATATAATTCCTGAAGGAAGAATTAGATCTCTTTTCATCATCACAGGTGTTTTAGTCTTATTATATATAGTTAGATATATTGCAAACTACATAGTGGATTATTATGGACATGTTGTAGGTACTAGGATGGAATTTGACATGAGAAAGGAAATATTTTCTCATATTCAATCCTTATCCTTTTCTTATTTTGATAATACAAAAACTGGACATATAATGTCTAGAATAGTCAATGACTTAAGAGAAATCACAGAGCTGGCTCATCATGGACCTGAGGATCTTTTTATTTCATTTGTTATGCTTATAGGCTCATTTGTAATCCTTCTTAGAGTAGAATGGAGACTTACACTAATAATTTTTGCATTTATTCCAATTATGATTTGGTTTGCCATATCTAAAAGAAATAAGCTGGAGCAGGCTTTTAGAGCTCAAAGAGTAAAGATAGCCAAGGTCAATGCACAGCTAGAGAATAGTATATCTGGCGTAAGAGTAGCTAAGTCCTTTACTAATGAAGAGTATGAAATAGAAAAGTTTGATGTAGGTAATAGTGAATTTAAAGAATCAAGAGAGCATGCCTTCAAAACCATGGCAGAGTTTACTGCAGGGATTCAATTTTTCTCAAACATATTAAATATATTAGTAATTAGCTTAGGTGGTTATTTTGCATATAAAGGGTATATAAATATGGGAGATTTATTTGCATATTTATTATATGTTACGTTTTTTCTTCAACCTATAAGAAGACTTGCCCAATTCATACAGCAATATCAAGATGGAATGACAGGCTTTGAAAGATTTGTTGAAATAATGAACATAGAACCAGATATAGCAGATAGCGAGAATGCAGTGGACTTAGAAAATGTAAAAGGCAAAATAGAGCTTAAAAATGTAACCTTTAGCTATGAGGATAATAAGAAAACTGTATTATCGGGACTTAATTATACTATTGATGCAGGAGAAACTCTTGCATTAGTTGGACCTTCAGGCGGCGGGAAGACTACATTATGTCATTTGATACCTAGATTTTATGAGCTGGATGAAGGCGAAATATTAATTGATGGTATTAGCATAAGAGATATTAAATTAAAATCCTTAAGAAAAAACATAGGCTTAGTCCAGCAGGATGTATTCCTTTTTACAGGAACTATTAAGGAAAATATCTTATATGGAAATCTGGATGCTACAGATGAAGAAGTAATAGAAGCTGCTAAAAATGCTAATATACATGATTTTATAATGACTTTACCTAATGGATATGAGACTTATATTGGGGAAAAGGGAGTAAAGCTTTCTGGTGGTCAAAAACAAAGACTTTCAATAGCTAGGGTATTTTTAAAAAATCCACCAATATTAATTCTTGATGAGGCTACCTCAGCACTAGACAATGAAACGGAAATAGCTATTCAAGAGTCCTTAGAAAGACTTTCAAAGGGTAGGACTACCTTAGTAATAGCCCATAGACTTTCGACTATAAGAAATGCTGATGAAATAGTAGTGCTTACTGATAAGGGCATAGAGGAGCAAGGAAGGCATGAGGAGCTTTTAGATAAGGAAGGCTTATATGCTAAGCTATACAAAGCACAGTTCAAAGGCTATATCCCTGATGGGGCAGCTTAAATACAGGAGGTGAACTTTAATGGCAGTATGGAAATGTTCAGTATGTGGAGAAACTAAAGAGGGCAGATGCAGACCAAAAGAATGTCCTAAATGTGGTGCTCCAAAAGAAAAATTTGAGAAGGACGAATAAGAGGATGGGCTTAACCCGTCTTCTTTTTTTATTCATTAAATAAAGGATTTATACTACAGCATAGCGAAATTCTTTTATAAATGTTGTGCTTTATAAAGAGGATTAAAGGAAGGAACGATTATGAAACGAGAAAAGCTTAAGCTTTATTATGTTTTTAAAATATTAGTATCATCAATTTTATTTTATGCATCGCTGAAGTTTGAGAATGTAGCTGGTAAAAGGCTTATTGTTTTAGCTTTTTCATTTATCATCTATATTTTAATAGGTGTCATAAGAGAATCAGTTATAAAAAAAGAAAGGCTATATTTATTTTCCTTCTTAATAGATGTTGGAGTAATATTTTTTTTGGAGAGCAATTCTAAATACTTAATTAATTATTTTTTGCATATATTTTATATTTTGATCCTGCTAGAGGCTTCATTACTCTTAAGGAGAAAACAAAGCTTTTTTGTAAGTATAATTACTCTAGGAGTATCATTGTCCAAGTACTTTATACTGATATATTACAAAAGAAGCTTAAGCAGTGTTTCAGAGATGATGTTTTTTGGGGTAATTAGCATATTTATAGTATCCATAATCTATTTTTCACAGTATTATAAAGAAGAAAAGGAAAAGAAGGATGTGCTTTATGCAGAGCTACTGTCAGCACATAAAAATCTAAAGGAGTATTCGGAAAAGGTTGAAAGGCTTGCTACCATTGAAGAGAGAAATAGAATAGCTAGAGATATTCACGATACATTAGGTCATGACATGACTGCTCTTTTAATGCAGCTAGAGCTTGCAAGTAGATTTATAGATAAAGATATTAATCAGGCAAAAAATATTCTTTTAGAGCTAAAGGATTCTACAAGAGAAAATCTAGTTAAAGTCAGAGAAATAGTCCAAACATTGAATCCTGATGAGGATATATGTAAAGGAATAAAATCCATAGAAGAGCTTGTAGAGGAATTTTGTAAAAAAACAGGAGTCAAGGCAAACTTAAATATTGAGGGAGATATGGTTAAA
Above is a window of Proteiniborus ethanoligenes DNA encoding:
- a CDS encoding sensor histidine kinase — its product is MKREKLKLYYVFKILVSSILFYASLKFENVAGKRLIVLAFSFIIYILIGVIRESVIKKERLYLFSFLIDVGVIFFLESNSKYLINYFLHIFYILILLEASLLLRRKQSFFVSIITLGVSLSKYFILIYYKRSLSSVSEMMFFGVISIFIVSIIYFSQYYKEEKEKKDVLYAELLSAHKNLKEYSEKVERLATIEERNRIARDIHDTLGHDMTALLMQLELASRFIDKDINQAKNILLELKDSTRENLVKVREIVQTLNPDEDICKGIKSIEELVEEFCKKTGVKANLNIEGDMVKANPSVNITIYRIVQESMTNAVRHGKANEINIIIRYMPNRISFRIYNNGLVEKEIKEGFGLKAMRERVETLDGRIYFSNHEMFTVEGFLPLEVKGND
- a CDS encoding ABC transporter ATP-binding protein, which translates into the protein MIKRFISYYKPHRKLFLLDMACAFLIAALDLVFPIVTRDVINNIIPEGRIRSLFIITGVLVLLYIVRYIANYIVDYYGHVVGTRMEFDMRKEIFSHIQSLSFSYFDNTKTGHIMSRIVNDLREITELAHHGPEDLFISFVMLIGSFVILLRVEWRLTLIIFAFIPIMIWFAISKRNKLEQAFRAQRVKIAKVNAQLENSISGVRVAKSFTNEEYEIEKFDVGNSEFKESREHAFKTMAEFTAGIQFFSNILNILVISLGGYFAYKGYINMGDLFAYLLYVTFFLQPIRRLAQFIQQYQDGMTGFERFVEIMNIEPDIADSENAVDLENVKGKIELKNVTFSYEDNKKTVLSGLNYTIDAGETLALVGPSGGGKTTLCHLIPRFYELDEGEILIDGISIRDIKLKSLRKNIGLVQQDVFLFTGTIKENILYGNLDATDEEVIEAAKNANIHDFIMTLPNGYETYIGEKGVKLSGGQKQRLSIARVFLKNPPILILDEATSALDNETEIAIQESLERLSKGRTTLVIAHRLSTIRNADEIVVLTDKGIEEQGRHEELLDKEGLYAKLYKAQFKGYIPDGAA
- a CDS encoding MarR family winged helix-turn-helix transcriptional regulator, encoding MSLENQTEEIVKNVRLISRMIHMKRHEIAQCHNLTLDQFHTLIYLNNIESPPTIGEMATEIRKAQNTISERVSRLEEKDLVERIKDKHDRRISRVALTKKGTELISSINYQAGNEFVRKALINIDEKTVENMVYGLEQLAKSLDIK
- a CDS encoding RCKP-type rubredoxin-like domain-containing protein → MAVWKCSVCGETKEGRCRPKECPKCGAPKEKFEKDE